In Camelus ferus isolate YT-003-E chromosome 10, BCGSAC_Cfer_1.0, whole genome shotgun sequence, the following proteins share a genomic window:
- the FAM76B gene encoding protein FAM76B isoform X5 — translation MAASALYACTKCTQRYPFEELSQGQQLCKEPEAAKLMASFFPAQESEASGLGTECSMIWSSSHPIKAGMLSECRIAHPIVKCTYCRSEFQQESKTNTICKKCAQNVKQFGTPKPCQYCNIIAAFIGTKCQRCTNSEKKYGPPQTCEQCKQQCAFDRKEEGRRKVDGKLLCWLCTLSYKRVLQKTKEQRKSLGSSHSNSSSSSLTEKDQHHSKHHHHHHHHHHRHSSSHHKISNLSPEQEQGLWKQSHKSSAAIQNETPKKKPKLESKPSNGDRCM, via the exons ATGGCGGCCTCGGCCCTGTACGCCTGCACCAAGTGCACCCAGCGCTATCCCTTCGAGGAGCTCTCCCAGGGCCAGCAGCTGTGCAAG GAACCTGAAGCCGCAAAGCTGATGGCATCCTTCTTCCCTGCCCAGGAAAGCGAAGCGTCTGGTTTGGGAACAGAATGCTCTATGATTTGGAGCTCCTCCCATCCCATTAAAGCCGGGATGCTGTCT GAATGTCGGATTGCGCATCCTATTGTAAAATGTACTTACTGCAGATCAGAATTTCAACAAGAGAG CAAAACTAACACAATTTGTAAGAAGTGTGCTCAAAATGTGAAGCAGTTTGGCACC CCTAAGCCTTGCCAGTACTGTAACATAATTGCAGCATTTATTGGTACAAAGTGTCAGCGTTgcacaaattcagaaaaaaaatatggacCACCGCAGACCTGTGAACAGTGCAAACAACAATGTGCTTTTGAtcggaaggaggaaggaagaagaaag gttgATGGGAAGTTATTATGCTGGCTCTGTACTTTATCATACAAGAGAGTTTTACAGAagacaaaagaacaaaggaagagcCTGGGATCTTCACATTCGAATTCATCATCTTCATCTCTTACTGAGAAAGACCAGCATCATTCAaaacatcatcaccaccatcatcaccatcaccatcgtcACAGCAGTAGCCATCACAA aATCAGCAATCTGAGTCCAGAACAAGAGCAGGGACTATGGAAACAGAG CCATAAATCCTCTGCAGCAATTCAGAATGAAACTCCAAAGAAAAAGCCCAAATTGGAATCTAAGCCATCTAATGGAGATAG GTGTATGTAA
- the FAM76B gene encoding protein FAM76B isoform X4 has protein sequence MAASALYACTKCTQRYPFEELSQGQQLCKECRIAHPIVKCTYCRSEFQQESKTNTICKKCAQNVKQFGTPKPCQYCNIIAAFIGTKCQRCTNSEKKYGPPQTCEQCKQQCAFDRKEEGRRKVDGKLLCWLCTLSYKRVLQKTKEQRKSLGSSHSNSSSSSLTEKDQHHSKHHHHHHHHHHRHSSSHHKISNLSPEQEQGLWKQSHKSSAAIQNETPKKKPKLESKPSNGDSSINQSADSGGTDNFVLISQLKEEVMSLKRLLQQRDQTILEKDKKLTELKADFQYQESNLRTKMNSMEKAHKETVEQLQAKNRELLKQVAALSKGKKFDKSGSILTSP, from the exons ATGGCGGCCTCGGCCCTGTACGCCTGCACCAAGTGCACCCAGCGCTATCCCTTCGAGGAGCTCTCCCAGGGCCAGCAGCTGTGCAAG GAATGTCGGATTGCGCATCCTATTGTAAAATGTACTTACTGCAGATCAGAATTTCAACAAGAGAG CAAAACTAACACAATTTGTAAGAAGTGTGCTCAAAATGTGAAGCAGTTTGGCACC CCTAAGCCTTGCCAGTACTGTAACATAATTGCAGCATTTATTGGTACAAAGTGTCAGCGTTgcacaaattcagaaaaaaaatatggacCACCGCAGACCTGTGAACAGTGCAAACAACAATGTGCTTTTGAtcggaaggaggaaggaagaagaaag gttgATGGGAAGTTATTATGCTGGCTCTGTACTTTATCATACAAGAGAGTTTTACAGAagacaaaagaacaaaggaagagcCTGGGATCTTCACATTCGAATTCATCATCTTCATCTCTTACTGAGAAAGACCAGCATCATTCAaaacatcatcaccaccatcatcaccatcaccatcgtcACAGCAGTAGCCATCACAA aATCAGCAATCTGAGTCCAGAACAAGAGCAGGGACTATGGAAACAGAG CCATAAATCCTCTGCAGCAATTCAGAATGAAACTCCAAAGAAAAAGCCCAAATTGGAATCTAAGCCATCTAATGGAGATAG ctcTATAAATCAGTCAGCAGATAGTGGGGGAACAGACAATTTTGTCCTTATAAGTCAACTGAAAGAAGAAGTGATGTCGCTTAAACGTCTCTTACAGCAGAGAGACCAGaccattttagaaaaagataaaaag ttaACTGAATTAAAGGCAGACTTTCAGTACCAGGAGTCAAACTTGAGAACAAAGATGAACAGTATGGAAAAAGCTCACAAAGAAACTGTGGAACAACTTCAG GCCAAAAACAGAGAACTACTCAAACAGGTTGCAGCCTTGTCAAAGGGTAAAAAGTTTGACAAAAGTGGAAGCATATTAACATCCCCTTGA
- the FAM76B gene encoding protein FAM76B isoform X2, with amino-acid sequence MAASALYACTKCTQRYPFEELSQGQQLCKEPEAAKLMASFFPAQESEASGLGTECSMIWSSSHPIKAGMLSECRIAHPIVKCTYCRSEFQQESKTNTICKKCAQNVKQFGTPKPCQYCNIIAAFIGTKCQRCTNSEKKYGPPQTCEQCKQQCAFDRKEEGRRKVDGKLLCWLCTLSYKRVLQKTKEQRKSLGSSHSNSSSSSLTEKDQHHSKHHHHHHHHHHRHSSSHHKISNLSPEQEQGLWKQSHKSSAAIQNETPKKKPKLESKPSNGDSSINQSADSGGTDNFVLISQLKEEVMSLKRLLQQRDQTILEKDKKLTELKADFQYQESNLRTKMNSMEKAHKETVEQLQAKNRELLKQVAALSKGKKFDKSGSILTSP; translated from the exons ATGGCGGCCTCGGCCCTGTACGCCTGCACCAAGTGCACCCAGCGCTATCCCTTCGAGGAGCTCTCCCAGGGCCAGCAGCTGTGCAAG GAACCTGAAGCCGCAAAGCTGATGGCATCCTTCTTCCCTGCCCAGGAAAGCGAAGCGTCTGGTTTGGGAACAGAATGCTCTATGATTTGGAGCTCCTCCCATCCCATTAAAGCCGGGATGCTGTCT GAATGTCGGATTGCGCATCCTATTGTAAAATGTACTTACTGCAGATCAGAATTTCAACAAGAGAG CAAAACTAACACAATTTGTAAGAAGTGTGCTCAAAATGTGAAGCAGTTTGGCACC CCTAAGCCTTGCCAGTACTGTAACATAATTGCAGCATTTATTGGTACAAAGTGTCAGCGTTgcacaaattcagaaaaaaaatatggacCACCGCAGACCTGTGAACAGTGCAAACAACAATGTGCTTTTGAtcggaaggaggaaggaagaagaaag gttgATGGGAAGTTATTATGCTGGCTCTGTACTTTATCATACAAGAGAGTTTTACAGAagacaaaagaacaaaggaagagcCTGGGATCTTCACATTCGAATTCATCATCTTCATCTCTTACTGAGAAAGACCAGCATCATTCAaaacatcatcaccaccatcatcaccatcaccatcgtcACAGCAGTAGCCATCACAA aATCAGCAATCTGAGTCCAGAACAAGAGCAGGGACTATGGAAACAGAG CCATAAATCCTCTGCAGCAATTCAGAATGAAACTCCAAAGAAAAAGCCCAAATTGGAATCTAAGCCATCTAATGGAGATAG ctcTATAAATCAGTCAGCAGATAGTGGGGGAACAGACAATTTTGTCCTTATAAGTCAACTGAAAGAAGAAGTGATGTCGCTTAAACGTCTCTTACAGCAGAGAGACCAGaccattttagaaaaagataaaaag ttaACTGAATTAAAGGCAGACTTTCAGTACCAGGAGTCAAACTTGAGAACAAAGATGAACAGTATGGAAAAAGCTCACAAAGAAACTGTGGAACAACTTCAG GCCAAAAACAGAGAACTACTCAAACAGGTTGCAGCCTTGTCAAAGGGTAAAAAGTTTGACAAAAGTGGAAGCATATTAACATCCCCTTGA
- the FAM76B gene encoding protein FAM76B isoform X1 — MAASALYACTKCTQRYPFEELSQGQQLCKEPEAAKLMASFFPAQESEASGLGTECSMIWSSSHPIKAGMLSECRIAHPIVKCTYCRSEFQQESKTNTICKKCAQNVKQFGTPKPCQYCNIIAAFIGTKCQRCTNSEKKYGPPQTCEQCKQQCAFDRKEEGRRKVDGKLLCWLCTLSYKRVLQKTKEQRKSLGSSHSNSSSSSLTEKDQHHSKHHHHHHHHHHRHSSSHHKISNLSPEQEQGLWKQSHKSSAAIQNETPKKKPKLESKPSNGDSSSINQSADSGGTDNFVLISQLKEEVMSLKRLLQQRDQTILEKDKKLTELKADFQYQESNLRTKMNSMEKAHKETVEQLQAKNRELLKQVAALSKGKKFDKSGSILTSP; from the exons ATGGCGGCCTCGGCCCTGTACGCCTGCACCAAGTGCACCCAGCGCTATCCCTTCGAGGAGCTCTCCCAGGGCCAGCAGCTGTGCAAG GAACCTGAAGCCGCAAAGCTGATGGCATCCTTCTTCCCTGCCCAGGAAAGCGAAGCGTCTGGTTTGGGAACAGAATGCTCTATGATTTGGAGCTCCTCCCATCCCATTAAAGCCGGGATGCTGTCT GAATGTCGGATTGCGCATCCTATTGTAAAATGTACTTACTGCAGATCAGAATTTCAACAAGAGAG CAAAACTAACACAATTTGTAAGAAGTGTGCTCAAAATGTGAAGCAGTTTGGCACC CCTAAGCCTTGCCAGTACTGTAACATAATTGCAGCATTTATTGGTACAAAGTGTCAGCGTTgcacaaattcagaaaaaaaatatggacCACCGCAGACCTGTGAACAGTGCAAACAACAATGTGCTTTTGAtcggaaggaggaaggaagaagaaag gttgATGGGAAGTTATTATGCTGGCTCTGTACTTTATCATACAAGAGAGTTTTACAGAagacaaaagaacaaaggaagagcCTGGGATCTTCACATTCGAATTCATCATCTTCATCTCTTACTGAGAAAGACCAGCATCATTCAaaacatcatcaccaccatcatcaccatcaccatcgtcACAGCAGTAGCCATCACAA aATCAGCAATCTGAGTCCAGAACAAGAGCAGGGACTATGGAAACAGAG CCATAAATCCTCTGCAGCAATTCAGAATGAAACTCCAAAGAAAAAGCCCAAATTGGAATCTAAGCCATCTAATGGAGATAG tagctcTATAAATCAGTCAGCAGATAGTGGGGGAACAGACAATTTTGTCCTTATAAGTCAACTGAAAGAAGAAGTGATGTCGCTTAAACGTCTCTTACAGCAGAGAGACCAGaccattttagaaaaagataaaaag ttaACTGAATTAAAGGCAGACTTTCAGTACCAGGAGTCAAACTTGAGAACAAAGATGAACAGTATGGAAAAAGCTCACAAAGAAACTGTGGAACAACTTCAG GCCAAAAACAGAGAACTACTCAAACAGGTTGCAGCCTTGTCAAAGGGTAAAAAGTTTGACAAAAGTGGAAGCATATTAACATCCCCTTGA
- the FAM76B gene encoding protein FAM76B isoform X3 — translation MAASALYACTKCTQRYPFEELSQGQQLCKECRIAHPIVKCTYCRSEFQQESKTNTICKKCAQNVKQFGTPKPCQYCNIIAAFIGTKCQRCTNSEKKYGPPQTCEQCKQQCAFDRKEEGRRKVDGKLLCWLCTLSYKRVLQKTKEQRKSLGSSHSNSSSSSLTEKDQHHSKHHHHHHHHHHRHSSSHHKISNLSPEQEQGLWKQSHKSSAAIQNETPKKKPKLESKPSNGDSSSINQSADSGGTDNFVLISQLKEEVMSLKRLLQQRDQTILEKDKKLTELKADFQYQESNLRTKMNSMEKAHKETVEQLQAKNRELLKQVAALSKGKKFDKSGSILTSP, via the exons ATGGCGGCCTCGGCCCTGTACGCCTGCACCAAGTGCACCCAGCGCTATCCCTTCGAGGAGCTCTCCCAGGGCCAGCAGCTGTGCAAG GAATGTCGGATTGCGCATCCTATTGTAAAATGTACTTACTGCAGATCAGAATTTCAACAAGAGAG CAAAACTAACACAATTTGTAAGAAGTGTGCTCAAAATGTGAAGCAGTTTGGCACC CCTAAGCCTTGCCAGTACTGTAACATAATTGCAGCATTTATTGGTACAAAGTGTCAGCGTTgcacaaattcagaaaaaaaatatggacCACCGCAGACCTGTGAACAGTGCAAACAACAATGTGCTTTTGAtcggaaggaggaaggaagaagaaag gttgATGGGAAGTTATTATGCTGGCTCTGTACTTTATCATACAAGAGAGTTTTACAGAagacaaaagaacaaaggaagagcCTGGGATCTTCACATTCGAATTCATCATCTTCATCTCTTACTGAGAAAGACCAGCATCATTCAaaacatcatcaccaccatcatcaccatcaccatcgtcACAGCAGTAGCCATCACAA aATCAGCAATCTGAGTCCAGAACAAGAGCAGGGACTATGGAAACAGAG CCATAAATCCTCTGCAGCAATTCAGAATGAAACTCCAAAGAAAAAGCCCAAATTGGAATCTAAGCCATCTAATGGAGATAG tagctcTATAAATCAGTCAGCAGATAGTGGGGGAACAGACAATTTTGTCCTTATAAGTCAACTGAAAGAAGAAGTGATGTCGCTTAAACGTCTCTTACAGCAGAGAGACCAGaccattttagaaaaagataaaaag ttaACTGAATTAAAGGCAGACTTTCAGTACCAGGAGTCAAACTTGAGAACAAAGATGAACAGTATGGAAAAAGCTCACAAAGAAACTGTGGAACAACTTCAG GCCAAAAACAGAGAACTACTCAAACAGGTTGCAGCCTTGTCAAAGGGTAAAAAGTTTGACAAAAGTGGAAGCATATTAACATCCCCTTGA